One segment of Nostoc flagelliforme CCNUN1 DNA contains the following:
- a CDS encoding IS630 transposase-related protein has translation MKAYSLDLRQKVVDAYACGDISQRKLAKNFGVTLSFVQNLLKRDRELGTIGPKVLPEQTPTKLNAEQLEILRQLVTAQPDATLSELRERLYEKTEVLIGVLR, from the coding sequence ATGAAAGCCTACTCTCTCGACTTGCGTCAGAAAGTTGTTGATGCTTATGCCTGTGGTGACATTTCCCAACGAAAACTGGCTAAAAACTTTGGTGTCACCTTAAGTTTTGTGCAAAATTTACTCAAACGCGATCGTGAATTGGGCACGATAGGCCCCAAGGTGCTCCCTGAGCAGACACCAACAAAATTGAATGCCGAACAGCTAGAAATCCTGCGCCAACTCGTCACAGCACAGCCCGATGCGACGTTAAGCGAATTGCGGGAACGACTTTACGAGAAAACAGAGGTGTTAATTGGGGTGCTTCGGTGA
- a CDS encoding transposase → MGCFGESDGSSETSPQPQKKSLHPTKKGTSEVQLARFEYWKLLRGIPVEDLIFLDESGVNLSFIRKCARALPGLRAYAQKPNRKGKNVSVIGAISLKGLLTQWSVLGSIDALIFDGFISQKLVPQLWPGAVVIMDNCSIHKSDELEALIIAAGARLIYLPPYSPDFSPIENC, encoded by the coding sequence TTGGGGTGCTTCGGTGAATCGGATGGTTCGTCGGAAACTTCACCTCAACCTCAAAAAAAAAGTCTCCACCCCACGAAAAAAGGCACCTCGGAAGTCCAACTAGCCCGATTTGAGTACTGGAAACTCTTGAGGGGGATACCCGTCGAAGATCTGATTTTCTTAGATGAATCGGGGGTTAATCTGTCCTTCATCCGCAAATGTGCCCGCGCCTTGCCAGGCCTTCGGGCCTATGCTCAAAAGCCCAACCGCAAAGGGAAAAATGTCTCGGTAATTGGTGCAATTAGCTTGAAAGGACTGCTCACCCAATGGAGTGTTTTAGGTTCTATCGATGCCTTGATCTTTGATGGCTTCATCTCACAAAAGCTCGTACCTCAACTTTGGCCTGGTGCAGTCGTGATCATGGATAACTGCTCGATTCATAAAAGTGACGAACTTGAAGCCTTGATCATCGCTGCCGGTGCTCGCCTCATTTATCTCCCTCCCTACTCACCCGATTTTTCACCGATTGAGAACTGTTGA